The following are encoded together in the Novipirellula caenicola genome:
- a CDS encoding DUF1559 domain-containing protein: MCFRAKRQAFTLVELLVVIAIIGVLVGLLLPAVQAAREAARRMSCSNNFKQIGLAIHNYHAAYNRLPIHGGGTLDSGSGTAWESGTSTAPAGRNALNLSSLVALTPFFEQQAIWEQVVNPYQVTSGAAIGRVFNPMGPDPNRSISNITNAVGGSYAPFETDIASLRCPSDPGVGLPAQGRTNYAVCAGDSVFMGNSGIPNSVTGIPSSGTSEDVRTCQRGFFVHRSAMGFRDILDGLANTICMGEIVTDLGDQDKRTHAAFITGDLAVAGGALSCSTFTDPTRPQFWASTAPLTGTAENKRGYKWAYSRPLYTQFNTIRPPNQEVCMGSATSGGTLSAGSHTSPGVVPAGSRHQGGCHVLMGDGAVKFITDSIDAGDQSSAMVQRVNSIWTGPYLGAGRASPFGLWGALGTRANKETISTEF, from the coding sequence ATGTGTTTTCGTGCAAAACGACAGGCCTTTACGCTTGTCGAGCTGCTGGTAGTCATCGCAATTATCGGCGTTCTTGTTGGGTTGTTGTTGCCGGCGGTCCAGGCGGCTCGAGAAGCTGCTCGGCGGATGAGTTGCAGCAACAATTTCAAGCAAATTGGACTGGCAATCCACAACTATCACGCCGCCTACAACCGACTGCCGATCCATGGCGGCGGCACGTTGGACAGTGGCAGCGGCACTGCATGGGAAAGCGGAACCTCCACTGCACCCGCAGGACGCAACGCACTGAATCTGTCTTCCTTGGTTGCACTCACACCATTCTTCGAACAGCAGGCGATTTGGGAGCAAGTCGTCAATCCGTACCAGGTTACTTCGGGGGCTGCGATCGGGCGGGTATTCAACCCAATGGGGCCCGATCCAAACCGCAGCATTAGTAACATTACCAATGCGGTGGGTGGCAGTTACGCCCCGTTTGAAACCGACATCGCCTCGTTACGCTGCCCCAGCGATCCCGGCGTTGGCTTGCCCGCTCAAGGTCGAACGAACTATGCCGTGTGCGCTGGAGATTCAGTGTTCATGGGCAACTCTGGTATTCCGAATTCCGTCACTGGCATACCTAGCAGTGGTACTTCGGAGGACGTTCGCACATGTCAGCGTGGATTCTTTGTCCACCGGTCGGCAATGGGATTTCGAGATATTTTGGACGGACTAGCCAACACGATCTGCATGGGCGAGATTGTGACTGATCTAGGGGACCAGGACAAACGAACGCATGCGGCCTTCATCACGGGCGATCTTGCCGTCGCCGGTGGTGCGCTGAGTTGCTCGACCTTTACCGATCCCACGCGACCTCAGTTCTGGGCGTCCACGGCACCGCTTACCGGCACAGCTGAAAATAAACGAGGATATAAGTGGGCCTACTCGCGACCACTGTACACCCAGTTCAATACGATTCGTCCACCCAACCAAGAAGTATGCATGGGGTCGGCGACATCCGGTGGTACTCTTTCTGCGGGATCCCACACGAGCCCAGGGGTCGTCCCTGCGGGTAGCCGTCACCAAGGTGGATGCCACGTGCTGATGGGTGACGGTGCCGTTAAGTTCATTACCGACTCGATCGACGCTGGCGACCAGAGTAGTGCAATGGTCCAGCGGGTCAACAGCATATGGACTGGTCCGTATCTGGGGGCAGGTCGAGCCAGTCCGTTTGGGCTTTGGGGCGCACTCGGTACTCGCGCCAACAAAGAAACGATTTCGACCGAGTTCTAG
- a CDS encoding Gfo/Idh/MocA family protein, whose protein sequence is MSKLPRRSFLKKSAVAGLFMGISANSYNATFGAEAPSERVRVGMIGVGNQGGPRNNMNYFMNNIEAICDLDANYRGEAAAYLDKQTGRSVMMTDDYRRLLDAKDLDAVVVTVPDQWHALMTIQACQAGKDVYCEKPLTLVIGEGRPMIDAARKHRRVVQTGSMQRSGLEFELATKLVQSGAIGTVKEVNVTLPGPNWIDHAKSPVPNSVPPSDFDFDRWLGPAPMRPYNKNRVHYLFRFYWDYSGGQQTNFGAHHLDIAQWGLGMDDSGPISVEGTAVYHPNGWYETPDQTVMKYQYANGVTMNCRQTPGTPSNKQGTEFIGDKGSLFVWRGGLEASSADLLRSVDVPELLVRDGNVVTLPNEEKRYANIAHVQNFIDCVKTRQTPAADISIGHRSATVCHLGNIAVRSGKKITWNPQTETIEGDADGEQWLNKDYRKPYSLV, encoded by the coding sequence ATGTCGAAGTTGCCACGCCGTTCGTTTTTGAAGAAGTCCGCCGTCGCGGGTCTGTTCATGGGGATTTCCGCGAATAGTTACAACGCAACGTTCGGGGCGGAGGCACCGAGTGAGCGTGTTCGCGTCGGCATGATCGGTGTTGGCAATCAAGGCGGTCCGCGAAACAACATGAATTATTTCATGAACAACATCGAAGCGATCTGTGATCTCGATGCTAATTATCGCGGTGAAGCAGCAGCTTATCTAGATAAGCAAACGGGGAGGTCGGTGATGATGACCGACGATTACCGTCGTCTGCTCGATGCTAAAGATTTAGACGCCGTCGTCGTTACGGTGCCTGACCAATGGCATGCGCTGATGACGATCCAGGCCTGCCAAGCTGGAAAAGACGTTTACTGCGAGAAGCCGCTGACTTTGGTGATCGGCGAAGGCCGTCCGATGATCGATGCGGCTCGTAAACACCGGCGGGTTGTGCAGACCGGTTCGATGCAGCGAAGTGGGCTGGAGTTCGAATTGGCGACGAAGTTGGTGCAATCGGGAGCGATTGGCACGGTGAAAGAAGTCAACGTCACTCTGCCTGGGCCCAACTGGATCGATCATGCGAAATCGCCCGTGCCCAATAGCGTTCCGCCAAGCGACTTCGATTTTGACCGCTGGCTAGGCCCTGCTCCGATGCGTCCCTACAACAAGAATCGCGTTCACTATCTGTTCCGATTCTACTGGGACTACAGTGGCGGTCAGCAGACGAATTTCGGTGCTCACCATCTTGATATCGCTCAGTGGGGACTGGGAATGGATGACAGTGGTCCGATCAGTGTGGAGGGAACCGCCGTTTATCATCCCAATGGTTGGTATGAGACGCCGGATCAAACCGTCATGAAGTACCAGTATGCCAACGGAGTGACGATGAATTGTCGTCAAACGCCTGGCACCCCAAGCAATAAACAGGGAACCGAATTTATTGGCGATAAGGGAAGCCTGTTTGTATGGCGAGGCGGCTTGGAAGCGAGTTCTGCCGACCTATTAAGATCGGTCGACGTTCCCGAACTTCTGGTTCGCGATGGCAATGTGGTGACGCTGCCAAACGAAGAAAAGAGGTACGCCAACATTGCACACGTTCAAAACTTCATTGACTGTGTCAAAACACGCCAGACTCCGGCGGCAGACATAAGCATCGGGCATCGTAGCGCCACGGTTTGCCATCTAGGAAACATCGCCGTGCGGTCTGGGAAGAAAATTACTTGGAATCCACAAACGGAAACCATCGAGGGTGACGCCGACGGGGAACAATGGCTCAACAAAGACTATCGAAAGCCATACAGCTTGGTTTAG
- a CDS encoding sugar phosphate isomerase/epimerase family protein, which yields MQREHSELGRRQFISRSLLAGFAAVSAGPLANAADALMKDYRICVFEKYLQDLSYDELADVVAELGFVGIEATVRNKGHVLPERVEDDLPKLVEALKKRNLEVTTMASDVLNPSEPLSEKVLRTAKSLGINSYRMGFYQYDLNKRILPQLDEIRPQVQELAAFNRDLGMTAFYQNHSDAKYVGATLWDMFGLLQDIPKDQVGLAFDIRHATVEAGLSWPVLYDVVKPHIGALFVKDFQWDGRKAKHVPLGTGRVDPKFFEMVKADGFNGPISLHVEYLDKEGTQANIEALRRDLQVLRNWLS from the coding sequence GTGCAAAGAGAACATTCGGAACTTGGGCGTCGACAATTCATTTCTCGATCGTTGTTAGCGGGATTCGCCGCCGTTTCAGCTGGACCGCTGGCTAATGCGGCGGATGCCTTGATGAAGGACTATCGCATTTGTGTGTTTGAGAAATATCTTCAGGATCTGTCTTACGACGAGCTTGCCGATGTGGTGGCAGAACTTGGCTTTGTCGGGATCGAGGCAACGGTCCGCAACAAGGGCCACGTGCTGCCCGAACGTGTCGAAGACGATCTGCCAAAGCTGGTAGAGGCGCTGAAGAAACGCAATTTGGAAGTCACCACGATGGCCTCGGACGTGTTGAATCCGTCGGAGCCACTAAGTGAAAAGGTATTGCGGACTGCCAAGTCGTTGGGAATCAATTCGTACCGAATGGGGTTTTACCAATATGATCTCAACAAGCGAATTCTTCCTCAGTTGGATGAGATCCGTCCGCAGGTGCAGGAGCTCGCCGCTTTCAACCGCGATTTAGGGATGACGGCGTTCTATCAAAACCATTCCGATGCGAAGTATGTCGGCGCAACGCTGTGGGACATGTTCGGTTTGCTGCAGGACATTCCCAAAGACCAAGTCGGACTCGCTTTTGATATCCGCCACGCCACCGTCGAAGCCGGTCTATCTTGGCCCGTGCTTTACGATGTTGTGAAGCCGCACATCGGTGCTTTGTTTGTCAAAGATTTCCAATGGGACGGTCGCAAGGCCAAACATGTTCCGTTGGGAACGGGACGTGTTGACCCCAAATTTTTCGAAATGGTCAAAGCCGATGGATTTAACGGGCCGATTTCGTTGCACGTCGAGTATCTCGACAAAGAGGGCACGCAGGCTAATATCGAAGCGCTGCGACGTGATCTTCAAGTATTACGCAATTGGCTCAGCTAG
- a CDS encoding response regulator transcription factor — protein sequence MSTSAPITPLRLLLIDDHSVMRAGLANMLNVRPEFEVVAEAGDGETGLELHHQHAPDVTLLDITMPGMGGINCLKRIKQQVPNAKVLILSSSEIESDMRQVIQLGASGYMLKSALPGELVVAIQAVGRGEKSFANHVLRKLECCSITPTLTPRETEVLHLLRKGMSNPDIGMTLQITPRTAKAHVAAILVKLEAHDRAAAVARGFELGLLRP from the coding sequence ATGTCCACGTCTGCACCAATCACTCCACTACGACTGCTTCTGATCGACGATCATTCCGTGATGCGAGCGGGATTGGCAAACATGCTGAATGTACGCCCCGAGTTTGAAGTGGTGGCAGAGGCGGGTGATGGTGAAACCGGACTAGAATTACATCATCAGCATGCACCTGATGTGACGCTGCTGGACATCACAATGCCTGGCATGGGTGGAATCAACTGTTTGAAGCGAATCAAACAACAAGTCCCAAACGCTAAGGTGTTGATACTGAGTTCGTCCGAGATTGAATCAGACATGCGTCAGGTAATCCAATTGGGGGCTAGCGGCTACATGCTTAAGTCTGCCTTGCCGGGCGAATTGGTCGTAGCGATCCAGGCCGTCGGACGAGGTGAAAAGTCTTTTGCAAATCATGTGTTGCGTAAGTTAGAGTGTTGCTCCATCACGCCTACCTTGACACCTCGAGAGACAGAGGTGCTCCATTTGCTACGCAAGGGAATGAGTAATCCAGACATTGGGATGACGCTGCAGATCACGCCGCGGACAGCAAAGGCTCATGTGGCGGCCATCCTGGTGAAGCTCGAGGCACACGACCGGGCGGCCGCCGTCGCCCGCGGATTTGAACTCGGTCTGCTACGTCCGTGA
- a CDS encoding SdrD B-like domain-containing protein: MNKRLRMETLEQRRLLAADTGLTGIVFSDVNQNGKQESSEVSVADTTVYLDLNDNGMLDNAEPSTTTDEYGQYAFDDLDPGTYVVRQALPQGVDQTAPHDQEAFLYAFDRATNPDQILRLDPTTGSLLSTIPSPVNLGANYIGMAFDGTSLFIADAQTDTLYEVDPNTGSLIDSDYLGLNIDGVAALNDKVYLSDPTLDRIFEFDPVTDTITNEYSVSDGTTTFNLVGGLDAFENPDQLVATTGSNRLVFFDPETGAVQDIFAHGGETDIAAAVVGQHLHLTYDGPEYYGAVIFDRSGAYIDSYVINNGNNNLTVRALAGKLVVETSHRVQLAAGETATGLDFGLFDTRGEIAGKQFIDRDGNGQWDAGELPNSGVTVYLDLNDNGEHDDGEPTQVTGDDGEYVFQDLLPGNYVVREIPPERFEQTSPNNESGILFGIRHGVSPDEIFRIDPIDGSVISQMSPAYDVTIFRVGLAFDGKSLFVVDANTDTVVEIDPETGAELDRDSIGPGDYDGIASLRGLLYISDYDADDIKIFDPVSDTVIGTLDIDGLNNGKNIVGGLGAIQNPDALVATTGSNDVIFIDPVTGVIVSQFTHNGQNDQGVAVLGDQILLSYTSALTGIVAFDRSGAFKRSFLTNYPYYGLAGKNVSDSAHRVSLGVADTIAGLNFGNLPLNKIPVPDAGGPYVIDEGDGVTLDASASTDGDNDDLTYRWDLDLDGEFDDAIGVSPTIDAEQLAAFGIADDGDYDIAVLVDDGFDTSVTGSTITIQNVAPMLTVETNVGLGTRAEKATVDDSLTIRGSFTDVGILDTHTVVIDWGEIDDAASNADDDRTVLTFAPGQSNAFAADHQYATGGIFTITVTVTDDDGDAATKMASELWVSGVRVDPNTGELQIIGTSGKDKITARMTGGSDGGSDGGLDAPNVQVVAKLKHGGSDGGSDGGSDGDADVYNFHPDAIRTVRIVLDDGDDHADLGGSDGDDDAWYESSVIEGDGGKDRLTGGRGNDLLIGGDGDDQLSGGDGLDLLIGGLGKDKLKGGDGDDLLVGGSVANAGNHAALDAAMADWISGDLASALIDLGELTDDLEKDDLKGEDGVDHLIDGAGDKPKQ, from the coding sequence TTGAACAAACGACTGCGAATGGAAACACTTGAGCAACGCCGACTGCTTGCAGCCGACACGGGACTCACAGGAATTGTTTTTAGCGACGTAAACCAAAACGGCAAACAAGAATCCAGTGAGGTATCGGTCGCGGATACAACCGTGTATTTAGACCTCAACGACAACGGCATGCTCGACAACGCCGAGCCATCGACCACCACCGACGAGTATGGCCAGTACGCGTTCGATGACCTGGATCCTGGAACCTACGTCGTACGTCAAGCACTGCCCCAGGGAGTTGATCAAACGGCTCCACACGATCAAGAAGCCTTTTTGTATGCGTTTGATCGCGCCACCAATCCTGATCAAATCCTGCGACTTGATCCCACCACCGGAAGCCTGTTGTCGACAATCCCTTCGCCCGTCAACTTGGGTGCCAACTACATCGGAATGGCGTTCGACGGCACCTCGCTCTTCATCGCCGATGCACAGACCGACACGCTCTATGAAGTGGATCCCAATACAGGAAGTCTAATTGACTCGGATTATCTAGGCCTCAATATCGACGGAGTCGCGGCGTTAAACGACAAGGTCTACCTTTCCGATCCCACCTTGGACAGAATTTTCGAATTTGACCCGGTCACTGACACCATTACGAACGAGTATTCCGTTTCCGATGGAACAACAACATTCAATCTGGTCGGCGGTTTAGATGCGTTTGAGAACCCAGATCAATTAGTCGCGACCACGGGATCGAATCGCCTCGTCTTTTTTGATCCGGAAACGGGTGCCGTGCAAGACATTTTTGCTCACGGTGGTGAAACCGATATCGCTGCGGCGGTTGTCGGGCAACACCTTCATCTGACCTACGATGGTCCGGAATACTATGGAGCGGTCATTTTCGATCGGAGCGGAGCGTACATCGACTCGTACGTCATCAACAACGGCAACAACAACCTGACCGTGCGTGCTTTGGCGGGCAAGCTTGTCGTCGAGACCTCGCATCGCGTGCAACTCGCCGCAGGGGAAACGGCAACCGGACTTGATTTCGGCCTTTTCGATACTCGGGGTGAAATCGCAGGCAAGCAGTTTATCGATCGTGACGGCAACGGACAATGGGATGCTGGTGAACTTCCAAACAGCGGTGTTACGGTCTACTTGGATCTGAATGACAATGGCGAGCATGACGATGGCGAGCCGACTCAGGTCACGGGTGATGACGGCGAATACGTATTTCAGGACCTATTGCCGGGGAACTACGTCGTTCGCGAAATTCCGCCGGAGCGTTTTGAGCAAACATCGCCGAACAACGAATCAGGGATACTGTTTGGCATTCGCCACGGTGTTAGTCCCGACGAGATCTTTCGCATTGACCCAATCGACGGATCGGTTATCAGTCAAATGAGTCCCGCGTACGACGTCACAATCTTCCGAGTCGGGCTGGCTTTTGATGGCAAGTCGTTGTTTGTCGTTGACGCCAATACCGACACCGTCGTCGAAATCGATCCCGAGACGGGAGCCGAACTCGACCGCGACTCGATTGGTCCCGGCGACTATGACGGAATCGCGTCACTTCGCGGTTTGCTCTACATCTCGGATTACGATGCCGACGATATCAAGATCTTTGATCCGGTCAGCGATACAGTGATCGGCACGCTGGACATCGATGGCCTGAACAATGGAAAAAATATCGTCGGTGGCCTCGGGGCAATCCAAAACCCCGATGCATTGGTAGCCACGACAGGATCGAACGACGTGATCTTCATTGATCCCGTTACCGGCGTGATCGTTTCGCAATTTACGCACAACGGCCAGAATGATCAGGGGGTCGCCGTGCTTGGTGACCAGATTCTGCTGTCGTACACGAGCGCGCTTACCGGCATTGTTGCGTTTGATCGCAGTGGAGCGTTCAAGCGATCATTTCTGACTAACTATCCCTACTACGGGTTGGCTGGCAAAAACGTCAGCGACTCGGCACATCGCGTCTCACTAGGCGTTGCAGACACAATCGCCGGACTCAATTTTGGGAATCTGCCTCTGAACAAGATCCCGGTCCCGGACGCTGGGGGACCATACGTGATTGACGAAGGCGACGGCGTAACGCTAGACGCATCGGCGTCCACTGATGGCGACAATGACGATTTGACCTATCGCTGGGATCTCGATCTCGATGGTGAATTTGACGACGCAATCGGAGTCAGCCCGACCATCGACGCTGAGCAACTTGCCGCCTTCGGCATCGCCGACGACGGAGATTATGACATCGCCGTGTTGGTCGACGACGGTTTCGACACCAGCGTTACGGGGTCGACCATTACCATCCAAAACGTTGCGCCGATGTTGACTGTCGAAACGAACGTCGGTTTGGGAACACGGGCAGAGAAGGCAACGGTGGATGACTCACTTACGATTCGTGGTAGTTTCACCGACGTGGGAATCCTCGACACGCATACAGTCGTCATCGATTGGGGCGAAATCGACGACGCGGCTTCCAACGCAGATGATGACCGGACAGTACTGACGTTCGCACCCGGTCAATCCAATGCGTTCGCGGCTGATCATCAGTACGCTACCGGGGGCATTTTTACGATCACGGTCACGGTAACCGACGATGACGGTGACGCTGCGACCAAGATGGCATCCGAATTATGGGTCAGCGGCGTTCGTGTCGATCCGAATACAGGCGAGCTGCAGATTATCGGCACGAGTGGCAAAGACAAAATCACGGCGCGGATGACCGGCGGTAGCGATGGCGGGTCCGACGGCGGATTGGATGCCCCCAATGTTCAAGTGGTCGCGAAGCTGAAACACGGTGGATCTGATGGGGGCAGTGACGGAGGGTCTGATGGAGACGCCGACGTTTACAACTTCCATCCAGACGCTATCCGAACGGTTCGCATCGTTCTTGATGACGGTGACGACCACGCCGATCTCGGAGGGTCCGATGGCGACGACGATGCATGGTATGAATCATCCGTTATCGAGGGTGACGGTGGTAAAGATCGGCTGACCGGCGGTCGTGGAAACGATCTCTTGATCGGCGGCGACGGCGACGACCAACTTAGCGGCGGCGATGGATTGGACTTGTTGATCGGTGGGCTGGGCAAGGACAAACTGAAAGGTGGCGATGGCGACGATCTCCTTGTCGGCGGCTCTGTCGCCAATGCAGGTAACCATGCCGCGTTGGATGCCGCCATGGCCGACTGGATCAGCGGCGATCTGGCGTCCGCCCTAATCGATCTAGGCGAGTTGACGGACGACCTCGAAAAAGATGATTTGAAGGGAGAAGATGGAGTGGATCATCTGATCGATGGTGCCGGAGACAAGCCAAAGCAATAA
- a CDS encoding polysaccharide lyase 6 family protein, whose translation MLTRILICVVLGYSVGNVFAGEFRITPDSDLKPVLKQVTPGDVIVLANGTWTDPKLKFESLAGTSDQPIQIRAESPGEVVLTGAIEFRVSGSHVTVSGLSFVNPVGTSDVFDFRTKSSIHAHDCRVTDCSFAQTESGSSKESRWLNVYGTRNRVDHCYFAGKSNAGTTLVVWVAETPGSHRIDHNHFGPRPELGKNGGETIRIGTSDVSEFVSKTIVEENYFERCNGEAEIVSNKSCENTYRHNLFERCQGALTLRHGHRCLVDGNIFLGHQAKGTGGVRIIGSDHRVTNNYFEGLRGDAERAAICLMNGIPDGPLNGYAPVTNALIAHNTLIDCKVSMEIGVSPSKRVTVVPSECLIIHNVFLPGKWELFRVQNKPDRFNWIGNKCQADATRGADLVEMQRVEIKLTRAEDGILRPTSSKTLQSDQPCEVEMDIDGEPRKAHFAGCDDPGTTFTIRDLENTTGPIWRRPLKP comes from the coding sequence ATGTTAACTCGAATACTGATCTGCGTCGTGCTCGGTTATTCGGTGGGCAATGTTTTCGCGGGCGAGTTCCGCATCACTCCAGATTCTGATCTGAAACCCGTCCTTAAACAGGTCACACCAGGGGATGTCATTGTGCTTGCTAACGGTACATGGACGGATCCAAAACTAAAATTTGAATCGCTCGCTGGCACAAGCGATCAGCCGATCCAGATCAGGGCCGAGTCACCAGGTGAAGTGGTGTTGACCGGAGCGATTGAATTCCGCGTGTCAGGATCCCACGTCACAGTGTCAGGACTCTCGTTTGTCAATCCCGTCGGTACCAGTGACGTTTTTGACTTTCGCACGAAAAGTTCGATCCATGCGCATGACTGTCGAGTCACCGATTGTTCCTTCGCACAGACTGAATCCGGCAGCAGCAAAGAGTCGCGGTGGTTGAATGTGTATGGGACCCGCAACCGGGTCGACCACTGTTATTTTGCCGGTAAGTCCAACGCTGGCACGACGCTGGTCGTGTGGGTGGCCGAAACGCCAGGATCGCACCGGATCGATCATAACCATTTTGGTCCAAGACCTGAACTAGGTAAAAACGGCGGCGAGACGATTCGGATCGGAACAAGCGATGTATCGGAGTTCGTCAGCAAGACGATTGTCGAAGAGAATTATTTCGAACGCTGCAACGGCGAGGCGGAAATTGTCTCAAACAAATCCTGCGAAAATACCTATCGACACAACCTATTTGAACGGTGTCAAGGAGCGTTGACGTTACGTCACGGCCATCGGTGCCTAGTCGATGGCAATATCTTTTTAGGTCATCAAGCAAAGGGAACCGGGGGCGTACGGATCATCGGTAGCGATCATCGTGTTACCAACAACTACTTTGAAGGTTTACGCGGTGATGCCGAACGTGCAGCGATTTGCTTGATGAATGGAATACCGGACGGGCCATTGAATGGCTATGCTCCGGTCACCAATGCACTAATCGCACACAATACGCTTATCGACTGCAAAGTATCGATGGAAATTGGCGTCAGTCCCAGCAAACGCGTGACCGTTGTGCCTTCGGAGTGTCTTATTATCCACAACGTTTTTCTACCTGGAAAATGGGAATTGTTCCGCGTTCAAAATAAGCCAGACAGATTCAATTGGATCGGTAACAAATGTCAAGCGGACGCGACTCGTGGCGCGGATTTGGTCGAGATGCAGCGAGTCGAGATCAAGCTGACGCGAGCAGAGGATGGAATACTCCGCCCCACGAGTTCGAAAACCTTGCAAAGCGATCAGCCGTGTGAGGTCGAGATGGACATCGACGGAGAACCGCGAAAGGCGCATTTTGCGGGTTGCGATGATCCTGGTACGACGTTCACGATCCGTGATTTGGAGAACACGACAGGCCCAATCTGGCGGAGGCCGCTCAAACCGTAA